The Bacteroidota bacterium genome includes the window CCGGCATTGGATTGAACTATGCATACTACCTCTCTGCCGCGATCTACAAATGGATCGAAACATCCTCACGGGAATACTCGACATTTCTGCACAACAAAGGATATTCTCCCGAAGGCACCGCCAAACGCTTCAAGCATTTCTGTTTTTCCAGACTTCTGCCGCGAGAATCTCGCGTCGATACCAAGGCGGCGCGTCTGATCCTCCTTTCTCCGGAAGTAGAGTGGTACGTCTCAATGCCTGTTGAGCAATCGCTGCAACATCTGGTGACAGGGATGTTCGAGAAGCGGGAGCTCTTCATCGAATCGGAAGCGAATCGCTTTCTGGTTGAGCAGGTGGAGACGATGCCCGAGCCGCACTGGCAACGCCGGATGACATTTACCATGCTTTCGCCGACGACCGTCTCCACTATGGTCGAACACAACGGCAAGCTGCAGCCCTACTATCTGCGGCCAGACGACGAGCGGCTTCCGGACGCGTTACGCACGAATATTCTGAACAAATACAAATCCCTTTACGGCGGTGGTGAAGGCGCGGGTGAAGGTTTCCTTCAGCGCGGGACGAGCAGCGAGGAAGGAAACCTTCGGCAAGGAAACCTTCTGCGGGGCGATACCGCGTTTCGATGCACGCTCGACCAATCATACATCGAGCGGCAGAAAGCAAAGGGACGACGCATCACGCAGAAGATCACCATCAAAGAAGGTCGGACAGATGCCAGCGAGATCATCGGCTTTACGTGTCCGCTGAAGATAGAGGGAAACCCGGAGTTGCTGGCACTCGCATACGAGTCGGGATTAGGGGAGAAGAATAGCCTTGGCTTCGGGATGCTGGAATCTGTGTAGACCTGGGTTGAAGGTTTCCTTCGTCATAGATTTAGCTTGTACGAAGGAAACCTTCCGCGGCGTGGCAAATTTCCTCTAACCGCGCATATATAAATGGTATGACACGATGATATCAAAACCGGAATCACACGTACGCTCTGCCGATTTTGCCCTCCGGTATCCCGGGCAGACTGGCATGATGAAAGGCTTCCTGAGGAAGCATGGTGTTCCCCAATCCGCGGTCGAGGACATCGTCAGCGAAGCGTGGACTCGCGGATTGGAGACGTTCAATCCATCGAGTGGACTCGAACTTGTGCAATGGGTCTGGTATATCCTCGAGCACAATCTGTTGCCACAGTTTGGGCGGGATAGAAAAAAGTACGATGTAGCGGAGCTTCTGGATGATCCACCCGACAACACGGCTGAACCGGTAGGTGATACAGATGAACAGCAAGCATTGATTTCGTTCTTGAGAGGACATCTGCCTTCCGATGTGTTAAGACTCTTCAATGCAATCGAGGAAGTGACTGATCAAACCGATTCTCAACACATCTATGAGGAGGTTGCCGCACGGTTGAATATCACCATGCCGCAATGCCGTAACATGGTCAAAAAACTGAAGCGTCACTGTTCAAAACTACGAAGCAAGTACCGCCCATGAAAACCCGGTCACGACATACAATCGCCCGGCAGTTCTTTGATGCAACCGAACAGGATGATGCCGCTTTTCTTCAAAGCCTTTCAACATTGTTACGCACAGGGCAACGCCCGCCTTCGAACGAACCGGATCAACCCGATATCCTCCGGCAACTCTCAGATTCTGTTTCGGAAGAGGCACCCGAGTACGCTCCCGCTCCCCTGGATAGCGCCACATGCACCGTTGGCGAGGCTCTGAAGCAATTCCTCGATTCCGAAAAGTTGAGTACTCGCGAGGCCTCAAAGAAACTCGGGATTTCTCCTGAACAGATGGAGGCGTTGATTGCCGAGATGATGCCCCTGACCAGTGCGACCGTCCCTTCCGTCGCGCAGTTCTTCGGTACAGCATACAATCTGAAGCCGCTTACCCTGCGCCAATGGCTGATTACCGGCCTGCGCTACCATGAAATGGAACAAACCGAACACGGGCCGACACGCATCGCCGCAAGAAAGAAGAAGCCATGAAACCCGAACAACGCCACCGCATTGCACAGAAAACAGTGGATACCTTCCGTAACAAGGTGCAGCGGACACATGCGGACCTCTTTCGCTACCCACTTGCCCTTGATGCTCTCACGGTGATGATCAGCGAAACGTATCCCATAGCCGTGCATGAGATGGCAGACCTGGATATTCACAAGATTAGCCGCGCTGTCAAGGGTTTGGGCGGAGAACTCGCAACGTCAACGCTGGATAGCTACATGGCGCTTGCGGGTTTTTTGTACGCACACCGGGGCGGTGGAGTGATCTTTATCGAGCGGGGTGACGGCGAAGAACGCCGCAAGTTTTCTCTTGCGCACGAATTGGGCCACTTCATCAACGACTATTACGAGCCGGTGTACCTGAAGTATGAAGCAAGCAACACGCTGCCGCTGTTCACCGAAAACCGGACAGCGGAGACGCAACAGGTGATTGCCGCCCGCTGCAGTCCGGGCGATATTTACGGCGGCGGCGAACTGACGGCAAGGCAAAACGTGGAGCCGCCGGTGAAGGCACTCGTGGAGCAGTTGCACCGGGAGCAGAAGGCGAGATTTGCAGAAATCCGCGCCAACCTTTTTGCGGCCGAGCTTCTTATGCCGATGGAGCAGTGTGCAAGGATTGAAAGCAGATGTCTTGCAGATGGCCGGGATATCATCGGCGAGTTGAGGGCAGAGTTTGGCGTCAGTCGCCAGGCAGCAACCTACCGGGTTGACGAATTACAGTTGGGGCACCTGGAGGAAGGTTTCCTTCTTCCAAGCTCAACCACAGAAGAAGGAAACCTTCATCAAAGTACAAGGCGACCTTCAACCACGCATCATCCAAGGTGAAGGTTGCCTTGCACCGCAACGAGGAAAGGATCCCTTGAACAAACACAGCACACGAGAGAAACAGAAATCACATGGAGGATACCATGAGACTCTATTTTGAACTATCACCAAATACCGAGCCCGTGCCATGGGACTATCAGCACTTCCTCATTGGCACGCTGCATAAGTGGTTGGGAAGGAATGAGCTGCACGACGGGGTGAGTTTGTATTCGATGAGTTGGCTATCGTTCGGCGAGCAGAGTGACGGTTCGCTAAACTTTTCCCGAGGGACGAAGTGGTTTATCAGCTTTTTTGATCCTGATGTCTGCAAACGCACTTTGAGTGCAGTACTTGAAGACCCCGACGTCTGCTGCGGAATGAGGGTGACGGATGTTCACATTCGAGAGAATCCAACTTTCGATGGTGCTCAGCGTTTTCTCGTTGCCACTCCGGTACTGGTCCGAACATTTGATGGAAAGGCGATTAAGCACCTTACCTACGACGATGCCGACGTTAATCGGCTGCTTACACAAACGCTCCAGACCAAACTGAAGCAGGCGAATAGAAGCGATCCGACGGCACAAGTTGAGTTTGACAGAACATATCAGAAGGCAAAGACAAAACTTGTTATGATAAAAGGAATCCGCAACAGAGCAAGTCTTTGTCCGGTCATTGTGAAAGGTTCGCCGGAGACATTGTCTTTTGTTTGGGACGTTGGAGTTGGTCATTCAACAGGAAGCGGGTTCGGAGCACTCTGTTAAGAAAGGAATGGACACCATGATTCATGTAACAAGGTTCACCGGACCATTCGGGTACATAAAACCGTGGACGGCAGTTCGGGATAATGAAACCTACAGCCAGAATTTTCTCACACCCTCGATTATTGAAGGGATAGAAAAAAAGCTCTTTCCAGAATTGCTCGAACAAACAGACTACCCGAAGCGAATTGTTCGCCACAGATTAAGCTATGTCGGAATAACAAGACAACAAGAGCAAACTCAGCCACGCGGAATTGACATGACGGTAAACAAACGTCAGCGTATTGCTGTTGTAAAGAGACCCCGCTCCATATTGATCAGAGGCTTACTCATTGAGCCTGTTCTCTTTCTCGCCTTTTCAAAGGAAGCATATGCGCAACGTGCAGTCGAACAGCACATTTGTTTGTGCCGAAATGAGGATGTTCTGCTGCCGACGGAACTGCCGTTACACGATTCACTTATCGCGAGCATAAGAGAAGACGAATTCGACATCGATGACAAGGGGTTTGACGGCTTCGAATTACTTTTCGAAAAAACAAAGCAATCATTTGTCGTCGGCTTCAACAGATTTCAGAAGAGCAAGCCCATGTATGGTCGCTTGCACATCGTAGGAAGTAATCCTCTTCGAAATGCGACAAATGAAAGCCGGTGAGCTGCTCGCAAAGAGTGAGAAGAATGGCGGAACAACGCTGCTGAACCACTTGAAGCAGGTTGCTGCAGTCGCGGAACGGATTGCAGAAGCGGCAAGCATGGATAATCGGATGGCTCGTCTTGGAGGCTACCTGCACGACATCGGAAAAGCTCATCCTTACTTTCAGAGAAAACTGCAAAACAGTGTGAGGGATGAATTCTCAATCCCATTCCGGCATGAGATCGCTTCGCTCTTCTTTTTGCCGTTGTTCAGTCATGAGGAATGGATTCCGTTGGTTGACATGATCATTGCCCACCATCGTTCCATACGCCAGGATGCACGAGAGCAGGGAATCCTCGACCTCGACAACCTGGAAGGGAGTGAAGCCGTCTTTGAGCGACATGTAGAAGGTTGGGATGAATGGTCGCCGAGCGCCATTCACATTCTTAGAGAATTAGGAATACCAACAAGAGCAATCTCGAAAGAGGAGGCGTTGGAAGCTTTTCGATTTGTCGTTGACCATTGTTCTGGCAAGCAACTCGCTTGGTCAAAGTGGAAAGGTTTGCTCGTAGGCGCAGATCATTTTGCATCTGCGTTGAATGAAACAACTGAACGGCATGTCACAAACACTTTTCTTCCGCCTGATCTTTCAGCCTTTTGCAGGCGGTCAAATCCACTGTTTCCCTTATCGTTGATTTCAGTCGATGATGCAAGGAAACACACTCTTGTAGTGGCACCTACTGGCGCAGGGAAAACGGATTTCCTTATGCGTCGGTGTAAAGGTCGCGTATTCTACACTTTACCGTTTCAGGCCTCGATCAATGCAATGTTCGAACGTTTTCGAGAACAACTTCCTGAGGAGACGGAAATTCGTGTGCTCCATGCAGCCTCGGCTTTGACAGTCAAGAGTGCAAAATCCTACGAAGAGAAAGTCTTGCAGGATAAAGTAGGAGCTGCGGTCAAGGTACTGACTCCCCATCAACTTGCATCACTTATCTGTGGAACCCGGGGATTTGAAACAATCGCCATCGACATAATGGGTAACGATGTAATACTTGATGAGATTCATTCATATTCGGGAATTGCGCAATCAATGGTCATGGAGATCATAAAGGTTCTGTCGAAACTCGAGTGTCGCATCCATGTCGGGAGCGCAACGATGCCATCCATCTTACAGAAGAGCATTCTGAAGCTGCTTGGCGGAAAGAAGAAAACCTACGCGGTCTCGTTGTCTGAGGGCGTGTTAACGACGTTTGACCGGCACATCATCTGCAAACATCAATCATTCGATGGCACGATAGAGAGTATCCGAGAGGCTTTAGACGAGAATAAGAAGGTTCTTGTCGTGTGCAACAGAGTTGATGCAGCACAACAGCGGTTTGAACGCTGCAAACGACTGTTTCCTACGGTTCCTCAGATGTTATTACACAGCAGGTTTCGCAGGCAAGATCGCTCTTCGCACGAGATGAAATTGCGGGAGCAATTCGATGCTGTCGAGGGAGCTTGCCTTGTCGTTTCAACTCAAGTCGTAGAAGTAAGCCTTGACATTAGCTTCGACATGATGGTGACAGACTGCGCTCCGCTTGACAGCCTCATTCAACGATTTGGAAGAGTCAACAGACGACGGACTGCAGAATCAGTCCAACGCCGAGTTCTTAA containing:
- the cas6 gene encoding CRISPR-associated endoribonuclease Cas6; amino-acid sequence: MRLYFELSPNTEPVPWDYQHFLIGTLHKWLGRNELHDGVSLYSMSWLSFGEQSDGSLNFSRGTKWFISFFDPDVCKRTLSAVLEDPDVCCGMRVTDVHIRENPTFDGAQRFLVATPVLVRTFDGKAIKHLTYDDADVNRLLTQTLQTKLKQANRSDPTAQVEFDRTYQKAKTKLVMIKGIRNRASLCPVIVKGSPETLSFVWDVGVGHSTGSGFGALC
- a CDS encoding sigma-70 family RNA polymerase sigma factor; amino-acid sequence: MMKGFLRKHGVPQSAVEDIVSEAWTRGLETFNPSSGLELVQWVWYILEHNLLPQFGRDRKKYDVAELLDDPPDNTAEPVGDTDEQQALISFLRGHLPSDVLRLFNAIEEVTDQTDSQHIYEEVAARLNITMPQCRNMVKKLKRHCSKLRSKYRP
- a CDS encoding ImmA/IrrE family metallo-endopeptidase; amino-acid sequence: MKPEQRHRIAQKTVDTFRNKVQRTHADLFRYPLALDALTVMISETYPIAVHEMADLDIHKISRAVKGLGGELATSTLDSYMALAGFLYAHRGGGVIFIERGDGEERRKFSLAHELGHFINDYYEPVYLKYEASNTLPLFTENRTAETQQVIAARCSPGDIYGGGELTARQNVEPPVKALVEQLHREQKARFAEIRANLFAAELLMPMEQCARIESRCLADGRDIIGELRAEFGVSRQAATYRVDELQLGHLEEGFLLPSSTTEEGNLHQSTRRPSTTHHPR
- the cas3 gene encoding CRISPR-associated helicase Cas3'; this translates as MRQMKAGELLAKSEKNGGTTLLNHLKQVAAVAERIAEAASMDNRMARLGGYLHDIGKAHPYFQRKLQNSVRDEFSIPFRHEIASLFFLPLFSHEEWIPLVDMIIAHHRSIRQDAREQGILDLDNLEGSEAVFERHVEGWDEWSPSAIHILRELGIPTRAISKEEALEAFRFVVDHCSGKQLAWSKWKGLLVGADHFASALNETTERHVTNTFLPPDLSAFCRRSNPLFPLSLISVDDARKHTLVVAPTGAGKTDFLMRRCKGRVFYTLPFQASINAMFERFREQLPEETEIRVLHAASALTVKSAKSYEEKVLQDKVGAAVKVLTPHQLASLICGTRGFETIAIDIMGNDVILDEIHSYSGIAQSMVMEIIKVLSKLECRIHVGSATMPSILQKSILKLLGGKKKTYAVSLSEGVLTTFDRHIICKHQSFDGTIESIREALDENKKVLVVCNRVDAAQQRFERCKRLFPTVPQMLLHSRFRRQDRSSHEMKLREQFDAVEGACLVVSTQVVEVSLDISFDMMVTDCAPLDSLIQRFGRVNRRRTAESVQRRVLKEVHVIEPPKDSRECLPYDREVLVASYAQLQNGPLPENVLQKKIDAVFPRVGRVPIDTHLVWQDDEFQLTELCHYPSSVLMEALNIESATAVRQSDLKQYESGNSEERIRLEIPIPRTAKFRRFTHFGTSKYGTRPIVVHDDLYDETMGLQWKEIETVL
- the cas6 gene encoding CRISPR-associated endoribonuclease Cas6 — translated: GIGLNYAYYLSAAIYKWIETSSREYSTFLHNKGYSPEGTAKRFKHFCFSRLLPRESRVDTKAARLILLSPEVEWYVSMPVEQSLQHLVTGMFEKRELFIESEANRFLVEQVETMPEPHWQRRMTFTMLSPTTVSTMVEHNGKLQPYYLRPDDERLPDALRTNILNKYKSLYGGGEGAGEGFLQRGTSSEEGNLRQGNLLRGDTAFRCTLDQSYIERQKAKGRRITQKITIKEGRTDASEIIGFTCPLKIEGNPELLALAYESGLGEKNSLGFGMLESV
- a CDS encoding helix-turn-helix transcriptional regulator translates to MKTRSRHTIARQFFDATEQDDAAFLQSLSTLLRTGQRPPSNEPDQPDILRQLSDSVSEEAPEYAPAPLDSATCTVGEALKQFLDSEKLSTREASKKLGISPEQMEALIAEMMPLTSATVPSVAQFFGTAYNLKPLTLRQWLITGLRYHEMEQTEHGPTRIAARKKKP